A part of Paraburkholderia azotifigens genomic DNA contains:
- a CDS encoding 5-carboxymethyl-2-hydroxymuconate Delta-isomerase, with translation MPHLTLEYSANLANDGSIGALCEKLAQCLDAQRDNAGQVYPRGGIRVRAVRCEQFCIADGRPDAAFLHANLKIAAGRSESVKKATGDALFDVIKQHFAETFEKHGLALSLEINEFSESGTWKHNNLHARLKG, from the coding sequence GTGCCGCATCTCACGCTCGAATACAGCGCCAATCTGGCGAATGATGGGAGCATCGGCGCGCTTTGCGAGAAGCTCGCGCAATGCCTCGATGCACAACGCGATAACGCCGGGCAGGTCTATCCGCGTGGAGGAATACGCGTGCGCGCAGTGCGCTGCGAACAGTTCTGCATCGCCGATGGAAGACCCGATGCCGCCTTTTTACATGCGAACCTGAAGATCGCCGCGGGCCGTTCGGAGAGCGTGAAGAAGGCGACGGGCGATGCGCTTTTCGACGTGATCAAACAGCACTTCGCGGAGACATTCGAAAAACACGGGTTGGCGCTGTCGCTCGAAATCAATGAATTCAGCGAATCGGGCACCTGGAAGCACAACAATCTGCATGCGCGCCTGAAGGGCTGA
- a CDS encoding bifunctional helix-turn-helix transcriptional regulator/GNAT family N-acetyltransferase, giving the protein MDIVDIPIQSRDKTILELREFSRKLVRELGFMRSTLAESDLAPSAVHAILEIGATPGMQARDLAALLRLDKSNASRQIAKLEMAGLVERTASSDDARSSELYLTKAGQQLRKQIDKFATEQVSSALRKLAPSDQQSLVHALSLYASALAQDNDAKETPGAAPAPQIVEGYRPGCIGDVASLHARYYSQHSGFGVYFEKIVATGLAEFAELLPDPNRQLWLVCDNGRTLASLAIDGNAQTGVAHLRWFIVDDTLRGTGIGRQLMTRAMAFVDERFGETYLWTFKGLDAARHLYEAFGFQLAEEAEGTQWGKAVVEQRFVRRKGVPKGSPKRTRSKAG; this is encoded by the coding sequence GTGGATATCGTCGACATACCCATTCAATCGCGCGATAAAACCATCCTCGAGCTGCGCGAGTTCTCGCGCAAGCTCGTGCGTGAACTGGGTTTCATGCGCTCCACGTTGGCGGAGAGCGATCTGGCGCCCTCTGCCGTGCACGCCATTCTTGAAATCGGCGCGACGCCCGGCATGCAGGCCCGCGACCTCGCAGCACTTTTGCGGCTAGACAAGTCAAATGCGAGCCGGCAGATCGCGAAACTGGAAATGGCGGGACTGGTCGAGCGCACGGCATCGAGCGATGACGCGCGATCTTCGGAGCTGTATCTGACCAAAGCGGGTCAGCAGCTTCGCAAGCAGATCGACAAGTTCGCGACCGAGCAGGTGTCGAGCGCGCTGCGCAAGCTCGCACCTTCCGATCAGCAGTCGCTGGTGCACGCACTGTCGCTATACGCAAGCGCGCTCGCACAGGACAACGACGCGAAAGAAACGCCGGGCGCCGCGCCCGCACCGCAAATCGTCGAAGGCTATCGGCCGGGCTGTATTGGCGACGTCGCGAGCCTTCATGCGCGCTACTATTCGCAGCACTCGGGCTTCGGCGTCTACTTCGAAAAAATCGTCGCGACAGGGCTGGCGGAATTTGCGGAACTGCTGCCCGATCCAAACCGGCAGCTATGGCTCGTCTGTGACAATGGAAGAACTCTGGCGTCGCTGGCTATCGACGGCAATGCGCAGACGGGTGTCGCGCATTTGCGCTGGTTCATCGTCGACGATACGCTGCGTGGCACAGGTATCGGCAGACAGCTGATGACGCGTGCCATGGCCTTCGTCGATGAACGTTTCGGCGAAACCTACCTGTGGACGTTCAAAGGTCTCGACGCCGCGCGTCATCTGTATGAGGCGTTCGGCTTCCAGTTGGCCGAAGAAGCCGAAGGGACGCAATGGGGGAAAGCGGTCGTCGAGCAGCGTTTCGTCCGGCGCAAAGGGGTGCCGAAAGGATCGCCGAAACGCACGCGTTCCAAAGCGGGTTGA
- the hpaD gene encoding 3,4-dihydroxyphenylacetate 2,3-dioxygenase — MGKLALAAKVTHVPSLYLSELDGPHKGCRQAAIDGHHEIGRRCRELNVDTIVVFDVHWLVNSEYHINCAPKFEGIYTSNELPHFINNMAYAYPGNVQLGKLIADVANEMGVKSRAHSETSLDLEYGTLVPMRYMNADQCFKVVSIAGWCMWHDLPTSARFGLAVRKAIEERYDGTVAILASGSLSHHFANNGTAEQFMHKVWDPFLEQTDRHVVSLWEKGDWKTFCGMLPLYNEKCWGEGGMHDTAMLLGALGWDRYEGKAEVVTPYFGSSGTGQINAIFPVTPLPA; from the coding sequence ATGGGCAAGCTCGCATTGGCCGCGAAAGTGACTCACGTGCCTTCGCTTTATCTGTCGGAACTGGATGGGCCGCATAAGGGCTGCCGCCAGGCCGCTATCGACGGACATCATGAAATCGGCCGACGCTGCCGCGAACTGAATGTCGATACGATCGTCGTGTTCGACGTGCATTGGCTCGTCAACAGCGAATACCACATCAATTGCGCGCCGAAATTCGAAGGCATTTATACGAGCAACGAGTTGCCGCATTTCATCAACAACATGGCGTATGCGTACCCAGGTAATGTGCAGCTCGGCAAGCTGATCGCGGACGTCGCCAACGAAATGGGCGTCAAGAGCCGCGCGCATAGCGAAACCTCGCTCGACCTCGAATACGGCACGCTGGTGCCGATGCGCTATATGAACGCGGATCAGTGCTTCAAGGTTGTATCGATTGCAGGCTGGTGCATGTGGCACGACCTGCCGACGAGTGCGCGTTTCGGGCTGGCAGTGCGCAAGGCCATTGAAGAGCGCTACGACGGCACAGTGGCGATTCTCGCCAGCGGCTCGCTCAGTCATCACTTCGCGAACAACGGCACGGCGGAGCAATTCATGCACAAGGTATGGGATCCGTTTCTCGAACAGACGGACCGGCATGTCGTGTCGCTGTGGGAGAAGGGCGACTGGAAGACCTTTTGCGGGATGCTGCCGCTCTACAACGAGAAGTGTTGGGGCGAGGGCGGCATGCACGATACCGCGATGCTGCTGGGTGCGCTCGGCTGGGACCGCTATGAAGGCAAGGCCGAAGTCGTGACACCGTATTTCGGCAGTTCGGGCACGGGACAGATCAATGCGATTTTTCCCGTCACGCCGCTGCCCGCCTGA
- a CDS encoding heme-binding protein, with translation MQTKSVLTVAESTKIIEAARAEAERNQWAVAIAVVDDGGHLLSLLRLDNCAPISAYIAGDKARTAALGRRESKQYEDMINGGRTAFLSAPLSGTLEGGVPVVVNGQVIGAVGVSGVKADQDAQVAKAGAAAVASNANA, from the coding sequence ATGCAGACAAAATCCGTGCTGACGGTCGCCGAGTCGACGAAAATCATTGAAGCGGCGCGTGCCGAAGCCGAACGCAACCAGTGGGCCGTCGCGATTGCCGTGGTGGATGACGGCGGCCATCTGTTGTCGCTGCTGCGTCTCGACAACTGCGCGCCGATCAGCGCCTACATCGCGGGCGACAAGGCCCGCACCGCCGCGCTCGGCCGCCGCGAATCGAAGCAATATGAGGACATGATCAACGGCGGCCGCACCGCGTTCCTCAGCGCGCCGCTGTCGGGCACGCTGGAAGGCGGCGTGCCCGTTGTGGTAAATGGTCAGGTGATCGGTGCTGTCGGCGTGTCCGGCGTCAAGGCCGATCAGGATGCACAAGTGGCAAAGGCCGGTGCCGCGGCCGTTGCCAGCAACGCGAATGCTTGA
- a CDS encoding fumarylacetoacetate hydrolase family protein, whose amino-acid sequence MMRGRVAYAGAIHEAYPHERGVRLADGRVCREEDVVWLAPIQTGTIFALGLNYAEHAKELQFSKQEEPLVFLKGPGSVMGHRGVTRRPSDVTFMHYECELAVVIGRPAKDVTHDEAPDYVAGYMIANDYAFRDYLENYYRPNLRVKNRDGATVLGPWFVDAADIADVAQLELRTYVNGTLHQKGNTRDLVTGVPALIEYLSSFMTLAPGDVILTGTPEGIVNVNAGDEVICEIDGLGRLVNAIVSDADFYRD is encoded by the coding sequence ATGATGCGCGGCCGTGTTGCCTACGCAGGCGCAATCCATGAAGCGTATCCGCACGAACGCGGCGTGCGTCTCGCCGATGGCCGCGTGTGCCGCGAGGAGGACGTCGTGTGGCTCGCGCCCATTCAGACGGGCACCATCTTCGCGCTCGGGCTCAACTACGCCGAGCACGCAAAAGAGCTGCAATTCTCGAAGCAGGAAGAGCCGCTCGTGTTTCTCAAGGGACCGGGCAGCGTGATGGGCCATCGCGGCGTGACGCGTCGACCGTCGGACGTGACGTTCATGCATTACGAGTGCGAACTGGCCGTCGTGATCGGCAGGCCGGCGAAAGACGTGACGCACGATGAAGCGCCGGACTATGTCGCGGGTTACATGATCGCCAACGACTATGCGTTCCGCGACTATCTGGAGAACTACTATCGGCCGAATCTGCGCGTAAAGAACCGCGATGGCGCGACGGTGCTCGGCCCCTGGTTCGTCGATGCCGCCGATATCGCCGATGTCGCGCAACTCGAATTGCGCACCTACGTGAACGGCACGCTGCATCAGAAGGGCAATACGCGCGATCTCGTCACGGGCGTCCCCGCACTGATCGAATACCTGAGCAGCTTCATGACGCTCGCACCCGGCGACGTCATCCTGACGGGCACGCCCGAAGGCATCGTCAACGTGAATGCGGGCGACGAAGTCATCTGCGAAATAGACGGCCTCGGCCGTCTCGTCAATGCGATCGTTTCCGACGCGGACTTCTACCGCGACTGA
- the hpaH gene encoding 2-oxo-hept-4-ene-1,7-dioate hydratase gives MLDEKTIRELAAKLDHAEKTRTQLRHFSAAYPEMTIEDGYAIQREWVKMKLAEGHVIKGRKIGLTSRAMQRSSQIDEPDYAPLLDSMFIESGRDIRADRFIAPRVEVELAFILGRPLKGPGVTLFDVLEATAYVTPAVEIIDARIEQFDRDTKAPRKVFDTISDFAANAGIVMGGRPVRPMDVDLRWVGALLYKNGAVEESGLAAAVLNHPATGVAWLANRIAPYDEALNANDVILSGSFTAPIAARAGDTFHVDYGPLGGIALNFV, from the coding sequence ATGCTGGACGAGAAGACCATTCGCGAACTCGCTGCGAAACTCGATCACGCCGAGAAGACGCGCACGCAGTTGCGACATTTTTCCGCTGCGTATCCCGAGATGACCATCGAAGACGGCTACGCGATCCAGCGCGAATGGGTGAAGATGAAGCTGGCCGAAGGACACGTGATCAAAGGCCGCAAGATCGGCTTGACGTCGCGTGCGATGCAGCGCTCGTCGCAGATCGACGAACCGGACTATGCGCCGTTGCTCGACAGCATGTTCATCGAAAGCGGCCGGGACATACGCGCGGATCGCTTTATCGCGCCGCGTGTCGAAGTGGAGTTGGCGTTTATTCTCGGCAGACCGCTCAAGGGCCCGGGCGTGACGCTGTTCGATGTACTCGAGGCAACGGCCTACGTGACGCCTGCCGTCGAAATCATCGACGCTCGCATCGAACAGTTCGACCGCGACACCAAAGCGCCGCGCAAGGTCTTCGATACCATCTCCGATTTCGCGGCCAATGCGGGCATCGTGATGGGTGGCCGTCCCGTGCGTCCGATGGATGTCGACCTGCGCTGGGTCGGCGCATTGCTGTACAAGAACGGCGCCGTCGAAGAGAGCGGCCTTGCCGCCGCCGTGCTGAATCATCCTGCGACGGGCGTCGCGTGGCTCGCGAACAGGATTGCGCCCTACGACGAAGCGTTAAATGCAAACGACGTGATACTCAGCGGCTCATTCACCGCGCCCATCGCCGCGCGCGCAGGCGATACGTTTCATGTCGATTACGGCCCGCTTGGCGGCATTGCGTTGAATTTCGTCTGA
- the hpaE gene encoding 5-carboxymethyl-2-hydroxymuconate semialdehyde dehydrogenase, with protein sequence MRIEHLINGKAKTAREYFETVNPATQEVLAEVASGTAEDIDAAVRAAKDAFPAWAAKPASERAKLVRKLGELIAKHVPELSDTETRDTGQTISQTRKQLVPRAADNFTYFAEMCTRVDGHTYPTDSHLNYTLFHPVGVCALISPWNVPFMTATWKVAPCLAFGNTAVLKMSELSPLTASMLGNLALEAGIPAGVLNVVHGYGKDAGEPLVAHPDVHAVSFTGSTATGNRIVKAAGLKKFSMELGGKSPFVIFDDADFERALDAAVFMIFSNNGERCTAGSRILVQKSIYAKFAERFIERAKRLTVGDPLSESTIIGPMISQAHLARVRSYIELGPKEGATLACGGLDAPVLPDTLKQGNFVTPTVFVDVDNRMRIAQEEIFGPVACLIPFEDEAQAIRLANDISYGLSSYVWTENTGRAHRVAAAIEAGMCFVNSQNVRDLRQPFGGTKASGVGREGGTWSYEVFLEPKNVCVSLGSHHIPRWGV encoded by the coding sequence ATGCGAATCGAACATCTGATCAACGGCAAAGCGAAGACTGCACGCGAGTACTTCGAAACCGTGAACCCGGCGACACAGGAAGTACTCGCCGAAGTCGCGAGCGGCACCGCCGAGGACATCGACGCCGCCGTGCGTGCCGCAAAAGATGCATTCCCCGCATGGGCCGCGAAGCCCGCGAGCGAGCGCGCGAAGCTCGTGCGCAAGCTCGGCGAGCTGATCGCGAAGCACGTGCCGGAACTCTCCGATACGGAAACGCGCGACACGGGCCAGACCATTTCGCAAACGCGCAAGCAACTGGTGCCGCGTGCCGCCGACAATTTCACTTATTTCGCCGAGATGTGCACGCGCGTCGACGGCCACACGTATCCCACCGATTCGCATCTGAACTACACGCTGTTTCATCCCGTCGGCGTGTGTGCGCTGATTTCGCCGTGGAATGTGCCGTTCATGACAGCGACGTGGAAGGTCGCGCCCTGTCTTGCGTTCGGCAATACGGCCGTGCTGAAGATGAGTGAACTGTCGCCGCTCACGGCTTCGATGCTCGGCAATCTCGCGCTGGAAGCGGGGATCCCTGCTGGCGTGCTGAATGTTGTGCACGGCTACGGCAAGGATGCGGGCGAGCCGCTCGTCGCGCATCCCGATGTGCATGCCGTCTCGTTCACGGGATCGACGGCGACGGGCAACCGGATCGTGAAGGCAGCGGGCCTGAAGAAGTTCTCGATGGAACTGGGCGGCAAGTCACCGTTCGTGATCTTCGACGACGCCGATTTCGAACGTGCGCTCGACGCCGCCGTGTTCATGATCTTTTCGAACAATGGCGAGCGCTGCACGGCGGGCTCACGCATTCTGGTGCAGAAATCGATCTATGCGAAGTTCGCGGAACGCTTTATCGAGCGCGCAAAGCGTTTGACGGTAGGCGATCCGTTAAGCGAGAGCACGATCATCGGTCCGATGATCAGCCAGGCGCATCTGGCGAGAGTGCGCAGCTACATCGAGCTTGGGCCGAAGGAAGGCGCGACGCTCGCATGCGGCGGACTCGACGCGCCGGTGCTTCCCGACACCCTGAAACAGGGCAATTTCGTCACGCCGACCGTATTCGTCGATGTCGACAACCGCATGCGCATCGCGCAGGAAGAGATTTTCGGGCCGGTCGCCTGCCTGATTCCGTTCGAAGACGAAGCGCAGGCGATCCGCCTCGCCAACGATATTTCATACGGTCTCTCAAGCTACGTGTGGACCGAGAACACAGGCCGCGCACATCGCGTCGCGGCTGCGATCGAAGCAGGCATGTGCTTCGTCAACAGCCAGAACGTTCGCGATCTGCGTCAGCCGTTCGGCGGCACGAAGGCATCGGGCGTCGGGCGCGAAGGCGGCACGTGGAGCTATGAAGTCTTTCTCGAGCCGAAGAACGTGTGCGTGTCGCTCGGTTCGCATCACATTCCGCGCTGGGGCGTCTGA
- a CDS encoding MGH1-like glycoside hydrolase domain-containing protein, with product MQPLSAINLLQSKEGSRLHGPDLARWRRWGPYLSDRQWGTVREDYSEYGTAWDYFPHDHARSRMYRWGEDGIGGFGNDPLDWCVSFALWNGRDPIIKERLFGLTNAQGNHGEDVKELYFYLDGTPTHSYMKMLYKYPHDAYPYQDLIDENARRGADQPEYEILDTGAFDDNRYFDVWIEYAKHTPDDIVMRVTVENRSTRRATLHVLPQFWARNRWAWSGKPGKPSLTLEPDAAEGARIVARNPALGTTIVTASAQQPIEWLFCENETNVRRIFGIEGDGPFKDGFNDYLIDGDERAIRRDVGTRAAAHAVLDLGPHQQEVLYLRWRPDTSTDTAQLDMPALFARRQAEADEFYAALQHDIADADARLVQRQALAGMLWSKQYYQFDVTRWHDGDPGQPLPPKERRRGRNADWRHMCNGDIVSMPDKWEYPWYASWDLAFHAVAFAMVDPDFAKKQLQLLVKERYMHPNGQLPAYEWAFGDANPPVHAWATWRVYELDREVTGVGDHEFLEVMFHKLLLNFSWWVNRKDADDRNIFQGGFLGLDNIGIFDRSSPLPTGGRIDQADGTAWMASYALDLMQIGLELAMTNTAYVEIAVKFFEHFLYIAEAVSCGEVCNTGLWDARDEFFYDVLHLPDGTRVPMRIRSIVGLIPLFAVHVLDEEVHGHLPGLRERLAWFLDHRPNLARLVSRWTEPGKANTTLLSLLRGHRMKALLRRALDESEFLSDYGVRALSRVHLEEPYLFNHEGVNVCIEYQPAESESRVFGGNSNWRGPVWMPVNYLLIESLYEFHRYYGDEFRIEHPTGSGRCASLSEVADDLARRVTTLFLKDKQGVRPVMAAYPMLQADPRSQDLILFHEYFHGDNGRGVGASHQTGWTGLVALLLQPRLMKLSHMTPDGMPVAAHTAEEIVAAAMAR from the coding sequence ATGCAGCCGTTAAGCGCAATCAATCTGCTCCAGTCGAAGGAAGGTTCGCGTCTTCATGGGCCGGATCTCGCCCGTTGGCGCCGCTGGGGCCCGTATCTGAGCGATCGTCAATGGGGCACCGTACGCGAGGATTACAGCGAATACGGCACCGCGTGGGACTACTTTCCGCACGATCATGCGCGCAGCCGGATGTATCGCTGGGGCGAAGACGGCATCGGCGGATTCGGCAACGATCCGCTCGACTGGTGCGTGTCGTTCGCGCTGTGGAACGGGCGCGATCCCATCATCAAGGAAAGACTTTTCGGCTTGACGAATGCGCAAGGCAATCACGGCGAAGACGTGAAAGAGCTGTACTTCTATCTGGACGGCACGCCGACGCATTCGTACATGAAGATGCTCTACAAGTATCCGCACGATGCGTATCCGTACCAGGATCTGATCGACGAAAACGCGCGCCGCGGCGCGGATCAGCCCGAGTATGAAATCCTCGATACGGGTGCGTTCGACGACAACCGCTATTTCGACGTGTGGATCGAATACGCGAAGCACACGCCCGACGACATCGTGATGCGCGTGACCGTCGAGAACCGCTCCACGCGGCGCGCCACGCTGCATGTCTTGCCGCAATTCTGGGCGCGCAATCGCTGGGCATGGTCGGGCAAGCCAGGCAAGCCGTCGTTGACGCTCGAGCCAGATGCCGCCGAAGGCGCGCGTATCGTGGCGCGCAATCCCGCGCTGGGCACGACGATCGTGACGGCGTCGGCACAACAGCCCATCGAATGGCTCTTCTGCGAAAACGAAACCAATGTGCGCCGCATTTTCGGCATCGAAGGCGACGGGCCGTTCAAGGATGGCTTCAACGACTATCTAATCGACGGCGACGAGCGCGCGATCCGGCGCGACGTGGGCACGCGCGCCGCTGCGCATGCCGTGCTCGATCTCGGCCCTCATCAACAAGAAGTGCTGTATCTGCGCTGGCGCCCTGACACGTCGACGGACACCGCGCAGCTCGACATGCCCGCGCTTTTCGCGCGCCGCCAGGCGGAGGCCGACGAATTCTATGCCGCGCTTCAGCACGACATCGCCGACGCCGACGCGCGCCTCGTGCAGCGCCAGGCGCTCGCCGGGATGCTATGGAGCAAGCAGTATTACCAGTTCGACGTGACGCGCTGGCATGACGGCGATCCGGGCCAACCCCTGCCGCCCAAAGAGCGCAGGCGCGGCCGTAATGCGGACTGGCGGCACATGTGCAATGGCGACATCGTGTCGATGCCCGACAAGTGGGAATACCCGTGGTACGCGTCATGGGATCTCGCGTTTCATGCCGTTGCCTTTGCGATGGTCGACCCCGACTTCGCGAAGAAGCAGTTGCAGTTGCTCGTGAAAGAACGCTACATGCATCCGAACGGGCAACTGCCCGCGTACGAGTGGGCGTTCGGCGATGCGAATCCGCCCGTGCACGCGTGGGCCACGTGGCGCGTGTACGAACTCGATCGCGAGGTGACGGGGGTCGGCGATCACGAGTTTCTCGAAGTGATGTTTCACAAGCTGCTGCTCAATTTCTCGTGGTGGGTCAACCGCAAGGACGCCGACGACCGCAACATCTTTCAGGGCGGTTTCCTCGGACTCGACAACATCGGCATCTTCGATCGCTCGTCTCCGCTGCCGACGGGCGGCCGCATCGATCAGGCGGACGGCACGGCATGGATGGCTTCGTATGCGCTCGATCTGATGCAGATCGGACTCGAGCTCGCGATGACGAACACCGCATACGTCGAAATTGCCGTGAAGTTCTTCGAGCACTTTCTGTATATCGCGGAAGCCGTCAGTTGCGGCGAGGTCTGCAATACGGGGCTATGGGACGCACGCGACGAGTTCTTCTATGACGTGCTGCATCTGCCCGACGGAACGCGTGTGCCGATGCGCATACGTTCGATTGTCGGTTTGATCCCGCTGTTCGCCGTGCACGTGCTCGATGAAGAGGTGCATGGTCATCTGCCCGGATTGCGCGAACGGCTCGCGTGGTTTCTCGATCACCGGCCGAATCTCGCGCGGCTCGTGTCGCGCTGGACGGAACCCGGCAAGGCCAACACGACCTTGCTCTCGCTGTTGCGCGGACACCGGATGAAAGCGCTGCTCAGGCGCGCGCTCGACGAAAGCGAGTTTCTCTCCGACTACGGCGTACGCGCACTGTCGCGCGTGCATCTCGAAGAACCCTATCTTTTCAATCACGAGGGCGTGAACGTTTGCATCGAGTATCAGCCTGCCGAATCGGAATCGCGCGTATTCGGCGGCAATTCGAACTGGCGTGGACCGGTGTGGATGCCCGTCAACTATCTGCTGATCGAATCGCTTTACGAATTTCATCGCTACTATGGCGACGAGTTTCGCATCGAGCATCCAACAGGATCGGGCCGCTGCGCTTCGCTCAGCGAAGTCGCCGACGATCTCGCACGGCGTGTCACGACGCTGTTTCTGAAAGACAAGCAAGGCGTGCGCCCCGTGATGGCCGCTTATCCGATGCTGCAAGCCGATCCGCGCTCGCAGGATCTGATCCTTTTCCACGAGTACTTTCACGGCGACAACGGACGCGGCGTCGGTGCCTCGCATCAGACGGGCTGGACAGGACTGGTCGCGCTGCTGCTGCAACCGCGCCTGATGAAGCTGTCTCACATGACGCCCGATGGAATGCCCGTTGCCGCGCACACAGCGGAGGAAATCGTGGCCGCCGCGATGGCGCGTTAG
- a CDS encoding fumarylacetoacetate hydrolase family protein: protein MFALHDHLIHLEAAPLACDVDLQTVGVWLATGAACRPPVSGAIYGTLLNDRAALEALGDAVHAAPYKAPPQAPVLYVKPRNTFAGHRANVVVPDDDEGVQIGGSLGIVIGRTACRVSAENALEHVAGYTIVADLCVPHESVYRPSVRFRARDGFCVIGPAIVARRHVADPDALPITVSIEGQVPFNAGTSTSIRNVARLIADVTDFMTLSPGDVLTMGVPHGAPIAHAGNAVSVAIGDMPPLCFSMKANAEGGER, encoded by the coding sequence ATGTTCGCGCTACACGATCATCTGATTCATCTCGAAGCCGCGCCGCTCGCATGCGATGTCGATCTGCAAACCGTGGGCGTGTGGCTTGCGACCGGCGCGGCATGCAGGCCGCCCGTGTCGGGCGCGATCTACGGAACGTTGCTGAACGATCGTGCCGCGCTCGAGGCGCTCGGCGATGCCGTCCACGCCGCGCCGTACAAGGCGCCACCGCAAGCGCCCGTGCTCTACGTGAAGCCGCGCAATACGTTTGCCGGTCATCGCGCGAATGTCGTCGTGCCGGATGATGACGAGGGCGTGCAGATCGGCGGTTCGCTCGGCATCGTGATCGGGCGCACGGCGTGCCGCGTGAGCGCGGAGAACGCGCTCGAGCACGTCGCCGGCTACACGATCGTCGCGGATCTGTGCGTGCCACACGAGAGCGTGTATCGCCCTTCGGTCAGGTTTCGCGCGCGCGATGGCTTTTGCGTGATAGGACCGGCGATCGTCGCGCGCCGGCATGTGGCCGATCCGGACGCGTTGCCCATTACGGTCAGTATCGAGGGTCAAGTGCCGTTCAATGCCGGCACGTCGACGTCGATCCGCAACGTCGCGCGCCTGATCGCGGACGTGACCGACTTCATGACGCTCTCGCCCGGCGACGTGCTGACGATGGGCGTCCCGCACGGCGCACCGATCGCGCACGCGGGCAACGCGGTCAGCGTCGCAATCGGCGACATGCCGCCGCTGTGTTTCTCGATGAAGGCCAATGCCGAAGGAGGCGAACGATGA
- a CDS encoding thioredoxin family protein produces the protein MATESPPGELGAKAPGFTLPATDGRMYTLDDVRGPKGLVVVFMCNHCPYVQAALPRIVRDAKDLSQLGIGTVGINPNDSVAYPEDSFERMVELAAEWQLPFPYLHDESQQVARAYAAVCTPDFYGFDAGLSLRYRGRLDASRKDPIPDARRDLFEAMKQIAQTGTGPETQPPTLGCSIKWKMT, from the coding sequence ATGGCGACGGAATCCCCACCCGGCGAACTCGGTGCTAAAGCGCCAGGCTTCACCTTGCCCGCCACCGACGGGCGCATGTACACGCTCGACGACGTACGCGGCCCCAAAGGTCTCGTTGTCGTCTTCATGTGCAATCACTGTCCGTACGTACAGGCCGCATTACCGCGAATCGTGCGCGACGCGAAGGATCTTTCGCAGCTCGGCATCGGCACCGTCGGCATCAATCCGAACGACAGCGTCGCGTACCCGGAAGATTCGTTCGAACGCATGGTCGAACTCGCCGCCGAGTGGCAATTGCCGTTCCCGTATCTGCATGACGAGTCGCAGCAGGTCGCGCGCGCCTATGCCGCCGTGTGCACGCCGGATTTCTATGGCTTCGATGCGGGCCTTTCCTTGCGATATCGCGGCAGACTGGACGCATCGCGCAAAGACCCGATTCCCGACGCGCGCCGCGATCTCTTCGAAGCCATGAAGCAGATCGCACAAACAGGAACGGGGCCTGAGACGCAGCCGCCGACGCTCGGCTGTTCGATCAAATGGAAAATGACCTGA